From a region of the Drosophila ananassae strain 14024-0371.13 chromosome XL, ASM1763931v2, whole genome shotgun sequence genome:
- the LOC6503977 gene encoding E3 ubiquitin-protein ligase Ubr3 has product MDEDNNLSNPDISIEDVEQVRETMMVQDDEEDDEASDVDLSSVAYVLPANVSISTGTGTAAAGAGSSPRASGGASGAAGPGNSHSPFHDWDSSADPPPVPNRVGGSGGSGAASTGGSGGNSSAGASTGDSGAKPSFFFGTSSFSLRSRKEVAALINTECCRGSPTPDLDSIMDTLFNPGTPIDNPDNIEWIRWLIAGGRTPQEFVKIVRSYDNHAKCGLVWVPHVVAYRCRTCGISPCMSICRDCFKKGNHANHDFNMFLSQAGGACDCGDTSVMKAEGFCSDHGINNRVNRDPVPNNLLAVAEAIMPKLLFRLLQHFREHSDTSLQVHAKTSYSCEEFANMLIDLNNMGEIMRKVMTRTLINPEVYAYFMEAPCLDTRNGRFLRANREKYEDAVNRFPNPEPPDEYRDLPALGDKLVHTTLLEEFIFWTFKFEFPQTLVCFLLNMLPDQDYKEHLTRTFVMHYSRIPSVLEMSRDPDTLSNRVVHMSVQLFSNESLALKMVNELSLLHVMIISLKLMMSKILIQNTLHDPLKNFHFVIDCTRQVMKDHCYWPLVSDFNNVLSHESVALVFLRDDNLIDMWFQFLQMLQGMNVNLRETASHVEFEPNSYYAAFSCELEASAYPMWSIISHLQDGTHANLAKKIINYCVTTLHEWLDSIYFMEARLSMEEMMQASFHFPLHRYLAAFVCQAVTKMGISLSEVLPSRPYLLPLLMIHPLRVQSFFYEILAGKWVRNGLQIKGQAMTYIQANFCNSMADMDLFFLQICATNLPQYFFLQNTIELFDVGQWLETAPLKQPQKAEQSSMLEGFLTFLATLVTSRTNLGNDEATQCIIEISALLATENKTHSQLLELMPERSGNVHTKNFEIFLKKLSVYKAPSSGSENLEQGLFTPIDEVWEKHYDPLHVLLRAVHRRDFQSSLDRFTNYVKSKEKMPASGNLWPPFRLPQALPANSSFSDPCRILNSRVFHSTILSIFFRAVHTRDVSEHLLALAVFLLEIAVETSNDVGSGQAGSGCGSGAGGSGDRAPSSVAAAVVESSSSGSGYHGYGPGRQEPPKLFQCYPTDNLSCNLRHVVKKVSLKSRDPQVITSSYRSNPFYSDLDYDVETDPDHALRMIGHVDSDADEATGGVAIGGAIGSAGMSGAVSGALSRRNVSQALVPLRVPGMEVALPPDLSVVAETGVVIRQDSNDDELLRDGDHAMDMSPAAALDFHFPLQQITLPESGMEVAIRRDLLLAETNNVGVGGGPGVGGGAGAGNASVGNPSNEMFSPTTPTGSGMLLPFQRVQPVAVPSNMDIVPSNALGAGSSFTSGVSGSGGGRRMNYETGGARKRSVDIAIGGVGNKDELHLDESILSLLLKLHSQLSGTLDSFSLSDGDDRATGGDDAMDVDCMDVASTSSAAAESTALAERGRGGGSSRSATRNYKDIHVSASRIGDGPFFIGNLLRKIAKRDELCAQNIDDIRARLWPNQREKQAEAKARETKEKEERRKRARERQQKMMQDFANKQKQFMQSAAAAAGSMNYGLEDDEDEDLYEEQPREKEYDCIICNCTTPSTESNPIGLVVLVESSGIVGHRRRIAERLPLPLNVEDEYRLAHTTRLAAEFGRRTELLSLKFGDESWYLSNNMAYDNGVHVQSCGHHVHLSCLEAYLKTLYTTQRQPVQDRGEFYCPVCRQLSNSVLPLSPQLDRPTHLVRSGNQPFERLVADLTDLIKENETIPQATKLTEAMGHAMEVMTNISQRKAKCASITFRKLFVFVTSIARTNLEAEIIQRGGSLCSANATRYKPKRDCIVPLLHVLSVHVRVLVEWPLWSSWASLAGLPVSDTEPLPAHCVELIPSLLADPIALLLKFILLAPLHLDQDYFTCMVKVMYNLLYYQIVVQLCVTLTDLEVDHILATYGGSASDSAATESSPEPGRRRAGGQRPENSSQLGKAMTLVLEQTNKLVHLRRDSIPSTSSSAAAASTSSSAAGAGACSSSSASPAGVNLKSMELQLQSLCLPFLRVAALLRQHLYRQEMPEISAPGLEFVRLVYYLELVTDSMDWDCFNASKGLCFIPGTERTLPQFWCQQLMDVRPPTDTVRELVLINQHSLWQQPRLLELPREYERLFTYYHERPCLNCYKVPKESSICLLCGTIVCLKQNCCAENDCCEAVRHTLSCGGGIGIFLVVTSTYIIVIRGRRACLWGSLYLDDFDEEDRDLKRGKPLYLSQDRFNLLESQWLSHKFAHTKHTWVFHRDLL; this is encoded by the exons atgGACGAGGATAACAACCTCTCCAATCCGGACATCAGCATCGAGGATGTGGAGCAGGTGCGGGAGACAATGATGGTACAGGACGATGAGGAGGATGACGAGGCCTCCGATGTGGATCTCTCCTCGGTGGCCTACGTGCTTCCGGCCAATGTGTCCATAAGCACGGGAACGGGAACAGCAGCCGCCGGTGCTGGGAGCTCGCCACGCGCCAGTGGCGGAGCTAGCGGAGCTGCTGGGCCAGGGAACTCACATTCGCCATTTCACGACTGGGACTCCAGTGCCGATCCGCCGCCGGTACCCAATCGGGTAGGTGGATCGGGAGGATCGGGTGCAGCGAGCACAGGAGGCAGTGGCGGCAATAGTTCAGCAGGTGCCTCGACTGGCGATTCCGGCGCCAAGCCCAGCTTCTTCTTTGGCACGTCCTCGTTCAGCCTGCGCAGCCGCAAGGAGGTGGCCGCCCTGATCAACACGGAGTGCTGCCGTGGCAGCCCAACACCCGACTTGGACTCCATCATGGACACTCTGTTCAATCCGGGCACGCCCATTGACAATCCGGACAACATCGAGTGGATACGATGGCTAATCGCCGGCGGCCGTACGCCGCAGGAGTTTGTCAAAATCG TGCGCAGCTATGACAACCATGCCAAATGCGGCCTCGTTTGGGTGCCGCATGTGGTGGCCTACCGATGCCGAACCTGCGGCATATCCCCCTGCATGTCCATCTGCCGCGACTGCTTCAAGAAGGGCAACCACGCGAACCATGACTTCAACATGTTCCTCTCGCAGGCGGGCGGCGCCTGCGACTGCGGGGACACGTCCGTGATGAAGGCCGAGGGCTTCTGCAGCGACCACGGGATCAACAACCGAGTCAACCGCGACCCAGTGCCCAACAACCTGCTGGCCGTGGCGGAGGCCATCATGCCCAAGCTGCTCTTTCGCCTTCTGCAGCACTTCCGCGAGCACAGCGACACATCGCTGCAGGTGCACGCGAAGACCTCCTACTCGTGCGAGGAGTTCGCCAACATGCTGATCGACCTGAACAACATGGGCGAGATCATGCGCAAGGTGATGACGCGCACTCTGATCAACCCGGAGGTATACGCTTACTTCATGGAGGCGCCCTGCCTGGATACGCGCAACGGCCGCTTCCTGCGCGCCAATCGCGAGAAGTACGAGGATGCGGTCAACAGATTCCCCAATCCAGAGCCGCCGGACGAGTACAGGGATTTGCCGGCGCTGGGCGACAAGCTGGTCCACACGACGCTGCTGGAGGAGTTCATTTTCTGGACCTTCAAGTTCGAGTTTCCACAGACGCTGGTCTGCTTCCTGCTGAACATGCTGCCCGATCAGGACTACAAGGAGCACCTGACCCGGACATTTGTGATGCACTACAGTCGCATTCCGTCCGTACTGGAAATGTCGCGCGATCCGGACACACTAAGCAACCGGGTGGTGCACATGAGCGTCCAGCTCTTCTCCAACGAGAGCCTCGCGTTGAAGATGGTCAACGAGCTGTCGCTGCTGCATGTGATGATCATCAGTCTGAAGCTGATGATGTCCAAGATACTCATACAGAACACCCTGCACG ATCCTCTCAAGAACTTCCACTTTGTCATCGACTGCACGCGCCAGGTGATGAAGGACCACTGCTACTGGCCGCTGGTATCGGACTTCAACAATGTACTCTCGCACGAATCTGTGGCCTTGGTCTTCCTGCGGGACGATAACCTGATCGATATGTGGTTCCAGTTCCTGCAGATGCTGCAGGGCATGAACGTGAACCTCCGGGAAACGGCTTCCCATGTCGAGTTCGAGCCGAACAGCTACTATGCGGCCTTCTCGTGCGAGCTGGAGGCCAGTGCCTATCCGATGTGGTCCATCATCTCCCATTTGCAGGACGGGACGCACGCCAATTTGGCCAAGAAGATCATCAACTACTGTGTGACAACGCTGCACGAGTGGCTCGACTCGATTTACTTCATGGAGGCACGGCTCTCGATG GAGGAGATGATGCAGGCCTCGTTCCACTTTCCACTGCACCGCTACCTGGCGGCCTTCGTGTGCCAGGCAGTCACCAAAATGGGAATCAGTCTGAGCGAGGTGCTGCCCTCGCGCCCCTACCTTCTGCCCCTGCTGATGATCCATCCGTTGCGTGTCCAG AGCTTCTTCTACGAGATCCTGGCCGGGAAATGGGTGCGCAACGGACTGCAGATCAAGGGCCAGGCCATGACCTACATCCAGGCCAACTTCTGCAACTCGATGGCCGACATGGACCTGTTCTTCCTGCAGATCTGCGCCACCAACCTGCCGCAGTATTTCTTCCTGCAGAACACCATCGAGCTGTTCGACGTGGGCCAGTGGCTGGAGACCGCGCCCCTCAAGCAGCCCCAGAAGGCCGAGCAGTCCTCGATGCTGGAGGGATTCCTCACGTTCCTGGCCACCCTGGTCACGAGCCGCACCAACCTGGGCAACGACGAGGCCACCCAGTGCATCATCGAGATCAGTGCCTTGCTCGCCACCGAGAACAAGACCCACTCGCAGCTCCTCGAACTGATGCCGGAGCGATCCGGGAATGTGCACACCAAGAACTTCGAGATCTTCCTCAAAAAGCTGTCCGTGTACAAGGCTCCGTCCAGTGGGAGCGAGAACCTGGAGCAGGGCCTCTTCACGCCCATTGACGAGGTGTGGGAGAAGCACTACGATCCGCTCCACGTCCTGTTGCGGGCTGTGCATCGCCGGGACTTCCAGTCGTCGCTAGATCGCTTCACCAACTACGTGAAGTCCAAAGAAAAGATGCCGGCCAGCGGCAACCTGTGGCCCCCATTCCGCCTGCCGCAGGCTCTGCCGGCCAACAGCTCCTTCAGCGATCCCTGCCGGATCCTCAACTCTCGTGTCTTCCACTCCACCATACTGTCGATCTTCTTCCGGGCCGTGCACACGCGCGACGTGTCCGAGCACCTGTTGGCCCTGGCTGTGTTCCTTCTGGAGATCGCCGTCGAGACCAGCAACGACGTGGGCTCCGGTCAGGCGGGAAGCGGGTGTGGTAGTGGCGCTGGCGGCAGCGGCGACCGCGCCCCCTCATCTGTGGCCGCAGCCGTGGTGGAATCGTCGTCCAGCGGATCGGGCTATCACGGCTATGGGCCCGGCCGGCAGGAGCCGCCGAAGCTCTTCCAGTGCTATCCCACGGATAATCTTAGCTGCAATCTGCGCCACGTGGTCAAGAAGGTGTCGCTCAAGTCGCGCGATCCCCAGGTGATTACCTCCAGCTACCGTTCGAATCCCTTCTACTCGGACCTCGACTACGACGTGGAAACCGATCCGGATCACGCGCTGCGCATGATCGGTCACGTTGACTCCGATGCCGATGAAGCCACCGGCGGTGTAGCTATTGGCGGTGCCATAGGCTCCGCCGGAATGTCTGGAGCCGTTTCGGGTGCCCTGAGTCGCCGGAACGTGTCGCAGGCTCTCGTCCCTCTGCGAGTGCCCGGCATGGAAGTGGCTCTGCCGCCGGATCTCTCGGTCGTTGCCGAAACCGGGGTGGTGATACGCCAGGATAGCAACGACGACGAGCTGCTGCGCGACGGTGATCACGCCATGGACATGAGTCCAGCGGCTGCCCTGGACTTCCACTTTCCTCTGCAACAGATCACGCTGCCCGAGAGCGGCATGGAGGTGGCCATACGCCGGGATCTTCTCCTGGCCGAGACCAATAACGTGGGCGTTGGCGGAGGTCCCGGAGTAGGTGGTGGCGCCGGAGCGGGCAATGCTTCGGTCGGCAATCCCTCCAACGAGATGTTCTCCCCCACCACGCCCACTGGCAGCGGCATGCTGCTGCCCTTCCAGCGGGTCCAGCCTGTGGCCGTGCCCAGCAACATGGACATAGTCCCATCGAATGCCCTGGGCGCCGGATCCAGTTTCACGTCGGGCGTGAGTGGCTCTGGCGGCGGTCGCCGCATGAACTACGAGACGGGCGGTGCCCGAAAGAGGTCCGTGGACATAGCCATCGGCGGCGTTGGCAACAAGGACGAACTGCATCTCGACGAGAGCATCCTATCGCTGCTGCTCAAGCTCCATTCCCAACTCAGCGGAACGCTCGATAGCTTCTCGCTCAGCGACGGCGATGACCGGGCCACTGGCGGAGACGACGCCATGGACGTGGACTGTATGGACGTGGCCAGCACCTCGTCGGCGGCTGCCGAGAGCACTGCCCTGGCCGAGAGGGGACGTGGTGGTGGGAGCAGCAGAAGCGCCACTCGCAACTATAAGGACATCCACGTGTCTGCTTCGAGAATCGGCGACGGGCCCTTCTTCATCGGGAATCTGCTGCGCAAGATAGCCAAACGCGACGAGCTGTGCGCTCAAAACATCGATGACATCCGTGCCCGGCTGTGGCCCAACCAGCGCGAGAAGCAGGCGGAGGCCAAGGCGCGCGAGAccaaggagaaggaggagcgCCGGAAGCGGGCTCGCGAGCGCCAGCAGAAGATGATGCAGGACTTTGCCAACAAGCAGAAACAGTTCATGCagtcggcggcggcggcggccgGCAGCATGAACTACGGACTGGAggacgacgaggacgaggacctGTACGAGGAGCAGCCGCGCGAGAAGGAGTACGATTGCATCATCTGCAATTGCACCACGCCCAGCACCGAGTCGAACCCGATCGGACTGGTGGTCCTGGTGGAGTCCAGCGGCATTGTCGGCCATCGTCGCCGCATTGCCGAGCGCCTGCCCCTGCCGCTGAATGTGGAGGACGAGTACCGACTGGCGCACACCACTCGCCTGGCGGCGGAGTTCGGACGCCGCACCGAACTGCTCAGCCTCAAGTTCGGGGACGAGTCCTGGTATCTGTCCAACAACATGGCCTACGACAACGGAGTGCATGTGCAGTCGTGCGGGCACCATGTCCATCTCAGCTGCCTGGAGGCGTACCTGAAGACGCTGTACACCACCCAGCGTCAGCCTGTGCAGGATCGCGGCGAGTTCTACTGCCCAGTGTGCCGGCAGCTATCCAACTCTGTGCTGCCGCTCAGTCCGCAGCTGGACAGGCCGACGCACCTGGTCCGAAGCGGGAATCAACCGTTCGAACGCCTGGTGGCCGACCTCACCGATCTGATCAAAGAGAATGAGACAATACCG CAGGCAACGAAGCTCACGGAGGCCATGGGCCATGCCATGGAGGTGATGACCAATATTTCCCAGCGCAAGGCCAAGTGCGCTTCCATCACCTTCCGGAAGCTGTTCGTCTTCGTGACCTCTATCGCCCGCACCAACCTGGAGGCGGAGATCATTCAGCGCGGCGGCTCGCTCTGCTCCGCCAACGCCACAAGATACAAGCCGAAACGTGATTGCATTGTGCCGCTTCTGCATGTGCTCTCGGTGCACGTGCGCGTCCTGGTGGAGTGGCCGCTCTGGAGTAGCTGGGCCTCGTTGGCGGGTCTGCCCGTGAGCGACACCGAGCCCTTGCCGGCGCATTGCGTGGAGCTGATACCCAGCCTGCTGGCCGATCCCATAGCACTGCTGCTCAAGTTTATTCTACTGGCACCGCTACACCTGGACCAGG ATTATTTCACCTGCATGGTGAAGGTGATGTACAACCTGCTATACTACCAGATCGTAGTCCAGCTTTGCGTCACCCTCACGGATCTCGAGGTCGATCATATTCTGGCCACTTACGGCGGCAGTGCCAGCGATAGTGCTGCCACGGAATCATCGCCGGAACCGGGACGCCGTCGTGCCGGTGGCCAGCGCCCGGAGAACTCCTCGCAGTTGGGCAAGGCCATGACTCTGGTCTTGGAACAGACAAACAAGCTAGTCCACTTGCGACGTGATAGCATACCCAGCACGAGCAGTTCAGCTGCGGCTGCTAGCACTTCCTCTTCCGCTGCTGGAGCAGGAGCCTGCTCATCCTCTTCCGCTTCCCCGGCCGGGGTGAACCTCAAGTCCATGGAGCTGCAGCTCCAATCGCTTTGCCTGCCCTTTTTGCGCGTGGCTGCTCTGCTGCGTCAGCATTTGTACCGCCAAGAGATGCCGGAGATTTCGGCGCCGGGCCTGGAGTTTGTGCGCCTGGTCTACTACCTGGAACTGGTCACAGACTCGATGGACTGGGACTGCTTCAATGCCAGCAAGGGTCTGTGCTTCATACCGGGCACCGAGCGCACGCTGCCGCAGTTCTGGTGCCAGCAGCTCATGGACGTCCGCCCGCCCACGGACACCGTGCGGGAACTAGTGCTCATCAACCAGCATTCACTGTGGCAGCAGCCGCGCCTCCTGGAGCTGCCCCGCGAGTACGAGCGCCTGTTTACG TACTACCACGAACGGCCCTGCCTTAACTGCTACAAAGTACCCAAGGAGAGCTCCATCTGCCTGCTGTGCGGGACGATTGTGTGCTTGAAGCAGAACTGCTGTGCGGAGAACGATTGCTGCGAGGCGGTGCGG CACACGCTGTCCTGCGGTGGAGGCATCGGCATTTTCCTGGTGGTCACCTCAACCTATATTATCGTGATCCGCGGACGCCGCGCCTGCCTGTGGGGCTCACTCTATCTGGACGACTTTGACGAAGAGGATCGCGATCTCAA ACGCGGCAAACCCTTGTATCTGAGCCAGGATCGGTTCAATCTGCTCGAGTCGCAGTGGCTGTCGCATAAGTTTGCCCACACAAAACACACCTGGGTGTTCCACCGGGATCTCTTGTGA
- the LOC6503974 gene encoding 40S ribosomal protein S14a, which translates to MAPRKAKVQKEEVQVQLGPQVRDGEIVFGVAHIYASFNDTFVHVTDLSGRETIARVTGGMKVKADRDEASPYAAMLAAQDVAEKCKTLGITALHIKLRATGGNKTKTPGPGAQSALRALARSSMKIGRIEDVTPIPSDSTRRKGGRRGRRL; encoded by the exons ATGGCTCCCAGGAAGGCTAAAGTTCAGAAGGAAGAGGTCCAGGTCCAGCTGGGACCCCAGGTTCGCGACGGCGAGATTGTCTTCGGCGTGGCCCACATCTACGCCAGTTTCAACGACACCTTCGTCCATGTTACGGATCTGTCTGGTCGCGAGACCATCGCCCGTGTCACTGGTGGCATGAAGGTCAAGGCCGATCGTGATGAGGCTTCGCCCTACGCCGCTATGTTGGCTGCTCAG GATGTGGCTGAGAAGTGCAAGACTCTGGGCATCACCGCTCTGCACATCAAACTGCGTGCCACCGGTGGTAACAAGACCAAGACCCCTGGACCCGGTGCCCAGTCCGCTCTGCGTGCTCTGGCCCGTTCTTCCATGAAGATCGGACGCATCGAGGATGTGACCCCCATCCCATCCGACTCCACCCGCAGGAAGGGCGGTCGCCGTGGTCGTCGTCTGTAA
- the LOC6503975 gene encoding 40S ribosomal protein S14a — MAPRKAKVQKEEVQVQLGPQVRDGEIVFGVAHIYASFNDTFVHVTDLSGRETIARVTGGMKVKADRDEASPYAAMLAAQDVAEKCKTLGITALNIKLRATGGNKTKTPGPGAQSALRALARSSMKIGRIEDVTPIPSDSTRRKGGRRGRRL; from the exons ATGGCTCCCAGAAAGGCTAAAGTTCAAAAGGAAGAGGTCCAGGTCCAGCTGGGACCCCAGGTTCGCGATGGAGAGATCGTCTTCGGAGTGGCTCACATCTATGCCAGCTTCAACGACACCTTCGTCCATGTTACGGATCTGTCGGGCCGTGAAACTATTGCCCGTGTCACCGGCGGTATGAAGGTCAAGGCCGATCGTGATGAGGCTTCTCCCTACGCCGCTATGTTGGCCGCCCAG GATGTGGCTGAGAAATGCAAGACCCTGGGAATCACCGCTCTGAACATTAAGCTGCGTGCCACTGGTGGCAACAAGACCAAGACCCCCGGACCCGGTGCCCAGTCCGCCCTCCGCGCTCTGGCCCGTTCCTCCATGAAGATCGGTCGCATCGAAGATGTGACTCCCATTCCCTCGGACTCCACCCGCAGGAAGGGAGGTCGTCGTGGTCGTCGTCTGTAA